A window from Symbiopectobacterium purcellii encodes these proteins:
- a CDS encoding sugar phosphate isomerase/epimerase family protein has product MAIGLSTYAFFWRMSSRVPDPMGLEAMLDHTAESGATVFQICDYAPVEALSCAELEKLRQRAEDLSVRLELGTRGLETAHLTRYLALAQALDVRFIRTMFNSVTHQPTPDEARELLRIIVPQAEQQDVQFGLETYEQVKTRTLLEVVDAIDSPALGICLDPGNCVAALEHPCDVIDMTARRVVNLHIKDFAFARQNGWVGFTYSGSPLGTGLLDYDHLQNAVRPNERHINQVVEHWLPWQSTPEETCRQEAAWTTQSLNFLFARNPQAGLR; this is encoded by the coding sequence GTGGCTATTGGTTTAAGCACTTACGCTTTTTTCTGGCGCATGTCCTCCCGCGTTCCTGACCCGATGGGGCTGGAGGCGATGCTGGATCACACGGCAGAATCGGGCGCGACGGTGTTTCAGATTTGCGATTACGCACCGGTGGAAGCGCTGTCATGCGCTGAGCTGGAAAAGCTGCGTCAGCGCGCCGAGGATTTATCGGTTCGGCTGGAACTCGGAACCCGTGGACTGGAGACCGCGCATTTAACGCGTTATCTGGCGCTGGCTCAGGCACTGGATGTCCGTTTTATTCGCACCATGTTTAACAGCGTGACGCACCAACCCACACCGGATGAAGCGCGCGAACTGCTGCGGATCATTGTGCCGCAGGCAGAGCAGCAGGACGTTCAGTTTGGGCTGGAAACTTACGAGCAGGTAAAAACCCGTACTCTGCTGGAGGTGGTTGATGCTATCGACAGTCCGGCGTTAGGCATTTGTCTCGATCCGGGAAACTGCGTGGCCGCGTTGGAGCATCCGTGTGACGTTATCGATATGACGGCGCGACGCGTAGTGAACCTGCACATCAAGGATTTTGCCTTTGCGCGCCAGAATGGCTGGGTTGGGTTTACCTATTCCGGTAGCCCGCTCGGCACCGGGTTGCTCGACTACGACCACCTGCAAAACGCGGTTCGTCCTAATGAGCGACACATCAATCAGGTGGTGGAGCACTGGCTGCCGTGGCAATCCACGCCGGAAGAGACCTGCCGACAAGAAGCCGCCTGGACGACTCAAAGCCTGAACTTTCTTTTTGCCCGCAATCCGCAGGCGGGGCTGCGATAA
- a CDS encoding phosphogluconate dehydrogenase C-terminal domain-containing protein — protein MTTELKTITVLGAGGKMGMRISANFQKSAYQVFYCENSPRAQEQVIAAGRELAVAEQVIPDSDVVILAVPDIALKVVSAQVVPQMKRGAILLTLDPAAAYANLIAKRDDIDYAVAHPCHPSVFLDRFTPEEHADAFGGVAAPQHVAASYETGSDRQKAVLAEVVKVMYGPVIDVHWVTVKQLAYLEPTLVETVACMVGTLMKEALDETVNTIGVPKAAAEAMLYGHIQIALAVAFRSTNPFSDACMIAIEYGKENIIKPDWKKIFDQKELDLVIARMLKIDAIER, from the coding sequence ATGACAACAGAATTAAAAACGATTACGGTATTGGGCGCTGGTGGCAAAATGGGCATGCGTATCTCTGCCAATTTCCAGAAAAGCGCCTATCAGGTGTTTTACTGTGAGAATTCGCCACGCGCGCAGGAGCAAGTGATTGCCGCAGGACGGGAGCTGGCGGTGGCTGAGCAGGTTATTCCTGACAGTGACGTGGTGATCCTTGCCGTCCCTGATATTGCGCTGAAAGTGGTTTCTGCACAGGTGGTGCCGCAAATGAAACGCGGTGCGATTCTGTTAACGCTCGATCCGGCTGCGGCCTACGCCAATTTGATCGCCAAGCGTGATGATATCGATTACGCGGTCGCACACCCTTGCCACCCTTCGGTATTCCTCGATCGTTTCACACCAGAAGAACATGCCGACGCGTTTGGCGGCGTGGCAGCACCTCAGCACGTTGCCGCTTCCTATGAGACAGGCAGCGATCGGCAGAAAGCCGTGTTGGCCGAAGTGGTCAAAGTCATGTATGGCCCGGTGATTGACGTGCATTGGGTGACGGTCAAACAGTTGGCCTATCTGGAACCGACGCTGGTTGAAACCGTGGCCTGTATGGTGGGCACGCTGATGAAAGAAGCGCTGGATGAAACCGTCAATACCATCGGCGTACCGAAAGCGGCAGCGGAAGCGATGCTCTATGGTCATATTCAAATCGCGCTGGCGGTGGCGTTCCGTAGCACCAACCCGTTCTCGGATGCTTGCATGATTGCCATCGAGTACGGCAAAGAAAACATTATCAAACCGGACTGGAAAAAGATCTTCGATCAAAAAGAGCTCGATCTGGTGATCGCCAGAATGCTGAAGATTGATGCCATTGAGCGCTAA
- a CDS encoding sugar-binding transcriptional regulator, with protein MEKQSGSQDNELLTEIAVAYYQDEITQEEIAKKFGISRIKVGRLLKRAKEEGIVEINVRYHPVFSTRLEQQLLERFPIKRALIALDHPDEEEQRRQVAALVSNHLAVTLKDGTVVAVGQGRNVSGVADHVGNVTERHCKFICGIGGTHRPGDAINADHISRRLAKKFGGSSETLYAPAYVENRALKQAFMQNGTIKETLDRARKADIALVGIGDMNENSYMVKLGWFTPQEIFDASLNQGVIGDIAGYDFFNAQGQHIDTVMHDRVIGVSIEELRNIPCVIAIASENTKALAILGALRTGAIDIIATSASNIRTILNMTQ; from the coding sequence ATGGAAAAACAATCAGGATCTCAGGATAACGAACTACTGACGGAAATCGCCGTGGCCTATTACCAGGACGAGATTACCCAGGAAGAGATCGCGAAGAAATTCGGCATTTCGCGCATCAAAGTAGGGCGTTTGCTCAAGCGTGCTAAAGAAGAGGGCATTGTCGAGATCAACGTTCGCTATCACCCGGTGTTCAGCACCCGGTTGGAACAGCAACTGCTGGAGCGTTTTCCCATCAAACGTGCGCTGATCGCGCTCGATCACCCTGATGAAGAAGAACAGCGGCGTCAGGTGGCGGCATTGGTTTCCAACCATCTGGCAGTAACACTGAAAGATGGTACGGTGGTTGCGGTCGGGCAGGGGCGCAATGTGTCCGGTGTCGCCGATCACGTAGGAAACGTGACTGAACGCCACTGCAAGTTTATCTGCGGGATTGGCGGTACTCACCGTCCCGGCGATGCGATCAACGCCGATCATATCAGCCGGCGTCTGGCGAAGAAATTTGGCGGCAGCAGTGAAACGCTTTACGCCCCGGCTTATGTGGAAAATCGCGCGCTCAAACAAGCGTTTATGCAGAACGGCACCATTAAGGAGACGCTGGATCGCGCCCGTAAGGCGGATATCGCGCTGGTAGGCATTGGTGACATGAACGAAAACAGCTATATGGTAAAACTGGGCTGGTTCACGCCGCAGGAAATTTTTGATGCCAGCCTTAATCAGGGCGTGATTGGCGACATTGCTGGTTATGACTTTTTTAACGCGCAGGGGCAGCACATCGATACCGTGATGCACGACAGGGTGATTGGCGTCAGCATCGAAGAGCTGCGCAACATTCCCTGTGTTATTGCCATTGCTTCAGAAAACACCAAAGCACTGGCGATACTGGGCGCGTTGCGCACCGGTGCTATCGATATTATTGCCACCAGCGCCTCGAACATCCGCACCATTCTCAATATGACCCAATAG
- the maeB gene encoding NADP-dependent oxaloacetate-decarboxylating malate dehydrogenase: MDEQLKQSALDFHQYPVPGKIQVSPTKPLATQRDLALAYSPGVAAPCLEIAEDPLAAYKYTARGNLVAVISNGTAVLGLGNIGALAGKPVMEGKGVLFKKFSGVDVFDIEVDELDPDKLIDVIAALEPTFGGINLEDIKAPECFYIEKKLRERMKIPVFHDDQHGTAIICTAAVLNGLRVVEKNISDVRLVVSGAGAASIACLNLLVALGLKKHNIVVCDSRGVIYKGRDANMEENKAIYAVEDTGARKLGDVTPNADIFLGCSGPGVLTQDMVKTMAPRPLIMALANPEPEILPPLAKAVRPDAIICTGRSDYPNQVNNVLCFPFIFRGALDVGATTINEEMKLACVKAIADLALAEQSEVVASAYGDQELSFGPEYLIPKPFDPRLIIKIAPAVAKAAMDSGVATRPIADFDAYIEKLTQFVYKTNLFMKPIFSQARQQPKRVVFAEGEDPRVLHATQELVTLGLAFPILIGRPGVIEKRLQKLGLQITIGKDFEVVNNESDPRFKEYWSEYYALMKRRGVSQETAQREVIRNPTVIAAIMVQRGEADAMICGTIGTYEEHFEVVEKVLGYREGVHVAGAMNALLLPSGNTFIADTYVNPDPTPEQLAEITLMAAHTVRRFGIEPKVALLSHSNFGTSNSPTARKMREALALINRLAPELEVDGEMHGDAALVEAIRREQMPDSPLKGSANILIMPNMEAARISYNLLRVSSSEGVTVGPVLMGVAKPVHILTPIASVRRIVNMVALAVVEAQTQPL; this comes from the coding sequence ATGGATGAACAACTCAAACAGAGCGCATTGGATTTCCACCAGTATCCGGTGCCGGGGAAGATTCAGGTGTCCCCTACCAAACCGCTAGCGACCCAACGTGATTTGGCGTTGGCCTACTCTCCGGGCGTTGCTGCTCCTTGTCTTGAAATCGCCGAAGATCCGCTGGCTGCTTACAAATACACCGCACGCGGCAATCTGGTTGCGGTGATCTCCAACGGAACGGCGGTGCTTGGCCTTGGTAACATTGGTGCGTTGGCCGGCAAGCCGGTAATGGAAGGCAAGGGTGTTCTCTTTAAAAAATTCTCCGGCGTCGATGTTTTCGATATCGAAGTGGACGAACTGGACCCGGATAAACTGATCGACGTGATTGCCGCGTTGGAGCCGACGTTTGGTGGCATCAACCTGGAAGATATCAAAGCGCCAGAGTGTTTCTATATCGAGAAGAAACTGCGTGAACGCATGAAGATTCCGGTGTTCCATGACGATCAGCACGGCACGGCGATCATCTGTACTGCGGCGGTATTGAACGGCCTGCGCGTGGTGGAGAAAAACATCTCTGACGTGCGTCTGGTGGTTTCCGGCGCGGGTGCTGCCTCCATTGCCTGCCTGAATTTGTTGGTGGCGCTGGGGCTGAAGAAACACAACATCGTGGTGTGTGACTCACGCGGCGTGATCTACAAAGGTCGTGACGCCAACATGGAAGAGAATAAGGCGATTTACGCGGTGGAAGACACCGGTGCGCGCAAACTGGGTGATGTTACCCCTAATGCCGATATCTTCCTGGGCTGCTCCGGCCCTGGCGTACTGACGCAGGACATGGTGAAAACCATGGCGCCGCGTCCGCTGATCATGGCGCTGGCAAACCCAGAGCCGGAGATTCTGCCGCCGTTGGCCAAAGCGGTACGCCCTGACGCCATTATCTGTACCGGACGTTCTGACTATCCGAATCAGGTGAATAACGTGCTGTGCTTCCCGTTTATTTTCCGTGGCGCACTGGATGTCGGTGCAACCACCATCAACGAAGAGATGAAGCTGGCGTGTGTGAAGGCCATTGCTGATTTGGCGCTGGCGGAACAGAGTGAAGTCGTGGCTTCGGCGTATGGCGATCAGGAATTGTCATTTGGCCCTGAATACCTGATCCCGAAACCTTTCGATCCGCGTTTGATCATCAAGATTGCGCCTGCGGTGGCAAAAGCAGCGATGGATTCAGGGGTAGCGACGCGTCCTATCGCCGACTTTGATGCCTATATCGAGAAACTGACGCAGTTTGTCTATAAAACCAACCTGTTTATGAAGCCGATATTCTCTCAGGCACGCCAGCAGCCGAAACGCGTGGTGTTTGCCGAAGGGGAAGATCCGCGCGTGCTGCACGCCACGCAAGAACTGGTGACACTGGGGCTGGCTTTCCCCATTCTGATCGGTCGCCCCGGCGTTATTGAGAAGCGTCTGCAAAAACTCGGCCTGCAAATCACCATCGGTAAAGATTTTGAGGTGGTGAACAACGAATCCGATCCGCGCTTCAAGGAATATTGGTCGGAATACTACGCGTTGATGAAACGCCGTGGCGTCTCACAAGAAACCGCGCAGCGTGAAGTGATCCGCAACCCGACGGTGATTGCTGCCATCATGGTGCAACGCGGTGAAGCGGATGCGATGATTTGCGGCACCATCGGCACCTATGAAGAGCATTTTGAGGTGGTTGAGAAGGTGCTGGGTTACCGCGAAGGGGTACACGTGGCGGGTGCCATGAATGCCCTGTTGCTACCGAGCGGCAATACTTTTATTGCTGACACCTATGTCAACCCAGACCCCACGCCAGAGCAACTCGCGGAAATCACGTTGATGGCCGCACACACCGTGCGTCGTTTTGGTATCGAGCCAAAAGTCGCGTTGTTGTCGCACTCCAACTTTGGCACCTCGAACTCGCCTACCGCACGCAAAATGCGTGAGGCGCTGGCGTTGATCAACAGGCTGGCTCCGGAGTTGGAAGTGGACGGTGAGATGCACGGCGATGCCGCGCTGGTGGAAGCGATTCGTCGTGAGCAAATGCCGGACAGCCCGTTAAAAGGCTCGGCCAATATCCTCATTATGCCGAACATGGAAGCGGCACGTATCAGCTATAACCTGCTGCGCGTTTCCTCGTCTGAAGGGGTGACGGTTGGGCCGGTGCTGATGGGCGTTGCCAAACCGGTGCATATCCTGACGCCGATCGCTTCGGTACGGCGTATCGTCAACATGGTGGCGCTGGCCGTGGTGGAAGCGCAGACCCAGCCGCTGTAA
- a CDS encoding YaiI/YqxD family protein — MNDNTDAEPQIWVDADACPNVIKEVLYHAADRTQTRVVLVANQSLRTPPSRYISSVRVAAGFDVADNEIVKRVNAGDLVITADIPLAAEVLEKKAVALNPRGETYTPATIRERLTMRDFMDTLRASGVQTGGPDALNQKDRQRFANELDKWLRQRR, encoded by the coding sequence ATGAACGACAATACCGACGCAGAACCGCAAATTTGGGTGGATGCTGACGCTTGCCCCAATGTAATTAAAGAGGTGCTGTATCACGCAGCCGATCGCACACAAACCCGTGTCGTTCTGGTCGCCAATCAATCACTGCGCACGCCGCCGTCACGTTACATCTCATCAGTGCGCGTTGCTGCCGGGTTTGACGTGGCGGATAACGAAATCGTGAAACGCGTCAATGCCGGGGATTTGGTGATTACCGCCGATATTCCACTGGCAGCAGAAGTGCTGGAAAAAAAAGCCGTGGCGCTCAACCCGCGCGGTGAAACCTACACGCCCGCCACCATCCGTGAACGACTGACGATGCGCGATTTTATGGATACGCTGCGCGCCAGCGGTGTGCAAACCGGTGGACCGGATGCCCTCAATCAGAAAGATCGCCAGCGATTTGCCAATGAGTTGGATAAGTGGCTGCGCCAACGGCGTTAA
- the hemF gene encoding oxygen-dependent coproporphyrinogen oxidase: MSQPDISAVKSFLLTLQDTLCQHLAAADGKNSFNEECWQHAGGGGGRSRVLTQGAVFEQAGVNFSHVMGATLPPSASAHRPELAGRRFQAMGVSLVIHPLNPYVPTSHANVRFFVAEKEGEAPVWWFGGGFDLTPFYGFTEDVVHWHQTAYDLCQPFGDDVYPRYKKWCDDYFFLKHRNEARGIGGLFFDDLNTPDFTTSFAFMRAVGNGFLDAYLPIVARRAALPWGERERQFQLYRRGRYVEFNLVWDRGTLFGLQSGGRTESILMSMPPLARWEYHYQPEPDSPEAALYRDFLPVKEWLAKELV, translated from the coding sequence ATGAGTCAGCCCGATATTTCCGCCGTAAAATCCTTTTTACTGACGCTGCAAGACACCCTGTGTCAGCACCTTGCCGCCGCAGATGGCAAGAACAGCTTTAATGAGGAGTGCTGGCAACACGCCGGCGGCGGCGGTGGGCGCAGCCGGGTACTGACCCAAGGCGCGGTATTCGAACAGGCAGGCGTCAACTTCTCTCACGTGATGGGCGCTACGCTGCCCCCTTCGGCCAGTGCACACCGGCCCGAGCTTGCCGGACGTCGCTTTCAGGCCATGGGGGTTTCGTTGGTGATCCATCCGTTAAACCCGTATGTGCCCACCAGCCACGCCAACGTACGCTTTTTCGTTGCAGAAAAAGAGGGTGAAGCGCCGGTATGGTGGTTTGGCGGTGGGTTCGATCTCACCCCGTTCTACGGCTTTACCGAAGACGTCGTACACTGGCACCAAACTGCGTACGATCTTTGCCAGCCGTTCGGTGACGACGTTTATCCGCGTTACAAAAAGTGGTGTGATGATTATTTCTTTCTCAAGCACCGCAACGAGGCACGCGGCATCGGCGGGCTGTTTTTTGATGACTTGAACACACCGGATTTCACCACCAGCTTTGCGTTTATGCGCGCCGTCGGAAACGGTTTTCTCGACGCTTACCTACCGATCGTCGCGCGACGCGCGGCACTGCCTTGGGGAGAGCGCGAGCGCCAGTTTCAGCTCTACCGTCGTGGGCGCTACGTTGAGTTTAATCTGGTGTGGGATCGCGGCACGCTGTTTGGCCTGCAAAGCGGTGGACGCACCGAATCTATCCTGATGTCGATGCCGCCGCTCGCGCGTTGGGAATACCACTATCAACCGGAGCCGGACAGCCCGGAAGCCGCACTTTATCGTGATTTTTTACCGGTAAAAGAGTGGTTAGCCAAGGAGCTTGTATGA
- a CDS encoding GNAT family acetyltransferase has translation MEIRVFRQDDFEEVITLWERCDLLRPWNDPEMDIERKVNHDVSLFLVAEVGGEIVGSVMGGYDGHRGSAYYLGVHPDFRGRGIANALISRLEKKLIARGCPKIHLMVRQDNDAVIGMYEKLNYDIVDSVTLGKRLIEDQEY, from the coding sequence ATGGAAATCCGCGTATTCCGACAAGATGACTTTGAAGAAGTGATTACCCTATGGGAACGTTGCGATCTGCTGCGCCCCTGGAACGATCCGGAAATGGATATTGAGCGCAAAGTGAATCACGATGTCTCCCTATTTTTGGTGGCCGAAGTGGGCGGCGAAATCGTGGGTTCAGTGATGGGGGGGTATGACGGTCATCGCGGGTCGGCCTACTATCTGGGCGTCCATCCGGATTTTCGCGGGCGCGGCATCGCGAACGCGCTGATTAGCCGCCTTGAGAAAAAATTGATCGCACGCGGTTGCCCCAAAATCCACCTGATGGTGCGGCAGGACAATGATGCGGTGATCGGCATGTATGAGAAGCTGAACTACGATATCGTGGATTCTGTTACGCTGGGGAAACGTCTCATCGAAGATCAAGAATACTAA
- a CDS encoding sigma-70 family RNA polymerase sigma factor, with translation MTQLTTFWSVFYHSHQGWLRGWLSKKTGCRHLADDLTHDTFLKLLTLAEPEAIRNPRAYLMVTANHVMIDQFRKRKLEEDALAALAQLAEGAEAQSAEQRVAISQLVATALHILNEELDEKVQRAFIMARVEGHSYRDIAVTLGVSESSVKQYLAKAMVHFHTRIFSLESDEPES, from the coding sequence ATGACGCAGCTAACGACATTCTGGAGCGTATTTTACCACTCCCACCAGGGATGGCTGCGCGGATGGCTCAGTAAAAAAACCGGTTGCCGCCATCTGGCGGACGATCTCACCCACGATACTTTCCTTAAACTGCTTACCCTGGCGGAGCCGGAAGCCATCCGTAATCCGCGCGCTTACCTGATGGTCACTGCCAACCACGTTATGATCGACCAGTTCCGTAAACGCAAACTGGAAGAGGATGCATTGGCGGCGCTGGCGCAGTTGGCGGAGGGGGCAGAGGCGCAGTCTGCCGAGCAGCGTGTGGCCATCAGTCAATTGGTGGCAACGGCACTGCATATCCTCAATGAAGAGCTGGATGAAAAAGTGCAGCGTGCGTTCATCATGGCGCGCGTTGAAGGCCATTCCTACCGGGATATCGCCGTTACGTTGGGCGTGAGCGAAAGCAGCGTCAAACAGTATCTGGCAAAAGCCATGGTCCATTTCCACACCCGTATCTTCAGTCTGGAAAGCGATGAACCAGAAAGCTGA
- a CDS encoding FecR family protein, with the protein MNQKAELARIQQQAAEWLIRFSEPEEDEAARAAEWQRWCEQDARHERVYHQMQQLWSSAALTPATTQRKARPQRFLSLALALGVVGMLASQLPYRYWLADQRTAIGEIRRLTLDDGSILTLNTDSAVNLHFDTRQRTVELVQGEAYAQVAKDPAGRPFVIRSLQASAQALGTRYSVREVGEETRVHVEESRVRVTAQGDPAVSVDLSAGQQVSLTQYALLDDVQDGVAEAGWLHNQLVFENAPLSEVLDELRRYHRGVIYLDPRDRRMLDKLRFTGVLPLDDTGRALSLLSHSLPLSYRQPVDAVALIGSKK; encoded by the coding sequence ATGAACCAGAAAGCTGAGTTAGCGCGTATCCAGCAACAGGCCGCTGAGTGGCTCATCCGCTTTTCTGAACCTGAAGAAGACGAGGCCGCACGTGCTGCCGAATGGCAGCGTTGGTGCGAACAGGATGCGCGTCATGAGCGGGTTTATCACCAGATGCAGCAACTCTGGTCCAGCGCGGCGCTGACACCGGCCACCACGCAGCGTAAAGCGCGCCCGCAACGGTTTCTCTCTTTGGCCTTGGCGCTGGGGGTGGTGGGCATGCTTGCCAGCCAACTGCCTTATCGCTACTGGTTGGCAGATCAGCGCACGGCAATCGGTGAAATCCGCCGTCTGACGCTGGATGATGGCAGCATACTGACGCTAAACACCGACTCTGCGGTTAATCTGCACTTTGATACCCGACAACGCACGGTGGAACTGGTGCAAGGGGAAGCCTACGCACAGGTGGCAAAAGATCCTGCCGGGCGCCCGTTTGTGATTCGCAGCTTACAGGCTTCTGCCCAAGCGCTGGGCACGCGTTATAGCGTACGCGAAGTGGGAGAGGAAACCCGGGTGCATGTGGAAGAGTCTCGTGTTCGCGTCACGGCGCAGGGCGATCCCGCGGTCAGCGTCGATCTGAGCGCAGGCCAACAAGTCAGCCTTACGCAATATGCGTTGTTGGACGACGTGCAGGACGGTGTGGCAGAAGCGGGTTGGCTGCACAATCAGTTGGTGTTTGAAAATGCGCCCTTAAGCGAGGTGCTCGATGAGCTACGTCGCTATCACCGTGGCGTTATCTATTTGGATCCGCGCGATCGACGTATGCTGGATAAACTGCGTTTTACCGGCGTCTTGCCGCTGGATGATACTGGCCGCGCCCTCTCGTTACTCAGTCATTCTCTGCCACTTTCCTACCGGCAGCCTGTCGATGCCGTGGCGTTGATCGGTAGCAAAAAATAA